One genomic region from Vibrio sp. SCSIO 43137 encodes:
- a CDS encoding aromatic amino acid transport family protein, protein MNTTATLNVNGQKFSKWNYKDFTWCLSLFGTAVGAGVLFLPIKAGAGGFWPLVILALLAAPMTWLAHKSLARFVLSAKNPEADITDTVEEHFGKAGANLITFAYFFAIYPIVLIYGVGITNTVDSFLVNQVGMESFPRWLLSGALIAAMTAGVVFGKELMLKATSAMVYPLVFILLALSFYLIPDWNTSMMEVAPDWGSMPSIIWLAIPIIVFSFNHSPIISQFSKEQRRVYGDDAVQKTDAITGGAAMMLMGFVMFFVFSVVLSLSPEQLTTAQEQNISILSYLANVHESPLISYMGPLVAFAAITSSYFGHFLGAHEGLVGLIKSRSNTSVSKIEKASLIFIVVTTWIVAIVNPSILGMIETMGAPMIAAILFLMPVFAMQKVPAMAKYKTSIPVQIFTVICGVAAISSVIYGAL, encoded by the coding sequence ATGAATACAACGGCGACGTTAAACGTTAATGGACAAAAGTTTTCTAAATGGAATTATAAAGATTTTACATGGTGCTTATCACTGTTCGGCACGGCTGTAGGTGCAGGAGTACTATTTCTTCCAATTAAAGCGGGTGCGGGTGGCTTTTGGCCACTGGTTATTCTCGCTCTACTAGCTGCTCCAATGACTTGGCTAGCGCATAAGTCTTTGGCGCGTTTTGTACTTTCAGCTAAAAATCCTGAAGCAGATATTACAGATACTGTAGAAGAGCATTTTGGTAAAGCTGGTGCCAACCTTATTACTTTTGCATACTTCTTTGCTATTTACCCAATTGTACTAATCTATGGTGTTGGTATCACAAACACTGTTGACTCTTTCCTAGTTAACCAAGTTGGTATGGAATCTTTCCCTCGCTGGTTACTTTCTGGCGCGCTAATCGCTGCTATGACTGCGGGTGTAGTATTCGGTAAAGAGCTAATGCTGAAAGCAACATCAGCAATGGTTTACCCTCTGGTATTTATCTTGCTAGCGCTATCTTTTTACCTGATTCCTGATTGGAATACGTCAATGATGGAAGTCGCACCTGACTGGGGTTCAATGCCTTCGATTATTTGGCTGGCAATACCAATCATCGTGTTCTCTTTTAACCATAGCCCTATAATCTCTCAGTTCTCTAAAGAACAACGTCGCGTATATGGTGATGATGCAGTTCAGAAAACGGATGCTATCACTGGTGGCGCTGCAATGATGCTAATGGGTTTTGTAATGTTCTTCGTATTTTCTGTAGTGCTTTCTCTCTCTCCAGAGCAATTAACAACTGCACAAGAGCAAAACATCTCGATATTGTCTTACCTGGCTAATGTCCACGAGTCTCCACTTATTTCTTACATGGGACCTCTAGTAGCATTCGCAGCTATCACTTCTAGCTACTTTGGCCACTTTCTTGGTGCACATGAAGGTTTGGTTGGTCTAATCAAGTCTCGCTCTAATACTTCTGTAAGCAAGATAGAAAAAGCATCGCTTATCTTCATTGTTGTGACCACATGGATCGTTGCTATTGTTAACCCAAGTATTCTGGGCATGATTGAAACTATGGGTGCACCGATGATCGCTGCAATTTTATTCCTGATGCCTGTATTCGCGATGCAGAAAGTTCCGGCAATGGCCAAATATAAAACCTCAATACCAGTGCAGATTTTCACTGTTATCTGTGGGGTAGCAGCAATTAGTTCTGTAATCTACGGCGCTCTTTAA
- a CDS encoding L-serine ammonia-lyase: MISVFDIYKIGVGPSSSHTVGPMKAGKEFIDDLRSMGKLRDITKITVDVYGSLSLTGRGHHTDIAIIMGLAGNSPEKVDIDSISGFIARVEETERLPVGMHCHTVSFPKDGGMNFHTTNLALHENGMQIHAWIEDEKVYSKTYYSIGGGFIVDEENFGKEIENPIKVPYEYTTAEELINQCKESGLSISALVMKNEHSLHSDEEARTYFANIWRTMRECMERGMNEEGILPGPLRVPRRAAALRQQLLTSEKTTNDPMAVVDWVNMFAFAVNEENAAGGRVVTAPTNGACGIIPAVLAYYDKFIQTVTEKDYIRYFAASGAIGGLYKRNASISGAEVGCQGEVGVACSMAAAGLAELMGASPEQVCMAAEIGMEHNLGLTCDPVAGQVQVPCIERNGIAAVKAINSTRMALRRSFEPTVSLDKVIETMLETGKDMNAKYRETSQGGLAIKVVC; the protein is encoded by the coding sequence ATGATTAGCGTTTTTGACATATATAAGATCGGTGTTGGTCCTTCAAGCTCACACACTGTAGGTCCAATGAAAGCCGGTAAAGAATTTATTGATGATTTACGCTCAATGGGGAAGTTGCGCGACATCACTAAAATTACCGTTGATGTTTACGGTTCACTGTCATTGACAGGGAGAGGCCACCACACGGATATTGCGATTATTATGGGTCTTGCAGGCAACTCCCCTGAGAAAGTAGATATTGACTCAATTTCGGGTTTTATCGCTCGAGTAGAAGAAACTGAACGCCTGCCCGTTGGAATGCACTGCCACACAGTATCGTTCCCGAAGGATGGTGGTATGAATTTTCATACTACTAATCTGGCGTTACACGAAAATGGTATGCAGATCCACGCGTGGATTGAAGATGAAAAAGTTTACTCAAAGACTTATTACTCGATCGGTGGTGGATTCATTGTTGATGAAGAAAACTTCGGAAAAGAAATAGAGAATCCAATTAAGGTACCTTACGAATACACTACTGCCGAAGAGCTTATTAACCAATGTAAAGAAAGTGGTCTTTCAATTAGTGCGCTTGTGATGAAGAATGAACACTCCCTGCATTCGGATGAAGAGGCTCGTACGTATTTCGCTAATATTTGGCGCACAATGCGCGAATGTATGGAGCGTGGTATGAACGAAGAAGGTATTTTACCTGGTCCTCTACGTGTGCCTCGTCGCGCAGCAGCACTTCGTCAGCAATTGCTTACTTCTGAAAAGACAACTAACGATCCAATGGCAGTTGTTGACTGGGTAAACATGTTCGCTTTCGCAGTAAACGAAGAAAATGCAGCTGGTGGACGTGTTGTTACAGCCCCAACGAACGGTGCTTGTGGAATCATCCCTGCGGTGTTGGCTTATTACGACAAATTTATCCAAACCGTGACTGAAAAAGATTACATCCGTTACTTTGCGGCATCTGGTGCGATTGGTGGTCTTTATAAGCGTAATGCATCCATCTCTGGGGCTGAGGTTGGCTGTCAGGGAGAAGTTGGTGTGGCATGTTCAATGGCGGCAGCTGGTCTTGCTGAGCTTATGGGAGCTAGCCCAGAGCAAGTATGTATGGCGGCAGAAATAGGCATGGAACATAACTTAGGCCTGACTTGTGATCCAGTGGCTGGTCAGGTACAAGTTCCATGTATCGAACGCAACGGTATTGCAGCTGTAAAAGCGATCAATTCAACTCGTATGGCACTTCGCCGCTCTTTTGAACCGACAGTATCTCTAGATAAAGTTATAGAAACAATGCTAGAAACTGGTAAAGATATGAATGCCAAATATCGTGAAACGTCTCAAGGCGGATTAGCAATAAAAGTAGTTTGTTAA
- a CDS encoding class I SAM-dependent methyltransferase — protein sequence MSSNVVEYYTNSFNEHKRHIDGFGQIQQLRTLQLFQQYLPTKQRIIDIGGATGVYSFDLAKRGHEVQLLDIVPLHIEKAKQLSEENGVELGGYHVGDAQELSFPDESFDAVILHGPLYHITDIAIRRKVLAEAFRILKPDGQVFAFAINRYAGLFYGVHSELILDDSYFKMVSEEVKTGVRSREPSWYFHLPSELETEVSEAGFSTVETKGVVSPIWMLSDIEKKLSNEEVRQKILKASKLAEDEPILGQDFVTIGVKA from the coding sequence ATGAGCAGTAATGTTGTTGAATATTATACAAATTCTTTTAATGAGCATAAGCGTCATATAGATGGGTTTGGTCAGATTCAACAACTCAGAACACTTCAGCTATTTCAACAATATCTGCCAACTAAACAGAGAATTATCGACATCGGCGGAGCTACCGGAGTTTATTCCTTTGATTTGGCAAAACGGGGACATGAGGTTCAGTTGCTGGATATCGTTCCGTTACACATTGAAAAAGCAAAGCAATTAAGTGAGGAAAACGGAGTTGAACTAGGAGGTTATCACGTAGGAGATGCTCAGGAGTTAAGTTTTCCGGATGAATCATTTGATGCCGTTATTTTACATGGGCCTTTGTACCATATCACCGATATTGCTATCAGAAGAAAAGTGCTCGCAGAGGCATTCAGAATACTTAAACCTGACGGACAAGTGTTTGCCTTCGCTATTAATCGTTATGCAGGGTTGTTTTATGGTGTTCATAGCGAACTTATTTTAGATGACTCCTACTTTAAAATGGTGTCTGAGGAGGTAAAAACAGGTGTCAGAAGTCGTGAACCTTCATGGTATTTTCACCTTCCCTCTGAACTGGAAACAGAAGTCTCTGAAGCAGGATTTAGTACTGTTGAAACCAAAGGTGTGGTTAGCCCTATCTGGATGTTGTCAGATATCGAAAAGAAGCTTTCCAATGAAGAAGTACGACAAAAAATACTGAAAGCCTCAAAGTTGGCTGAAGATGAGCCGATTTTAGGGCAGGACTTTGTCACTATTGGTGTTAAAGCTTGA
- a CDS encoding type II toxin-antitoxin system Phd/YefM family antitoxin produces MRIVSFTEARNGLKAVLDGVVNDADTTVITRRDSEDAVVMSLDYYNSLMETVHLLRSPQNAEHLNRSIEQYRAGKTTARELIDE; encoded by the coding sequence ATGAGAATAGTATCTTTTACTGAAGCAAGAAATGGGCTTAAAGCTGTTTTGGACGGTGTAGTGAATGATGCTGATACAACAGTCATTACTCGTCGTGATTCTGAAGATGCCGTAGTTATGTCGTTAGACTACTACAACAGTCTTATGGAGACGGTTCACTTACTCCGTTCTCCTCAAAATGCAGAACATCTGAATCGTTCGATAGAGCAGTACCGTGCTGGAAAAACAACAGCCCGAGAGTTAATTGATGAGTAG
- a CDS encoding Txe/YoeB family addiction module toxin — MSSRQRLLSWTDDAWDDYLYWQTQDKKTLKRINKLINDVKRSPFEGIGKPEPLKENLSGFWSRRIDDTNRLVYVVDEQAITIISCRYHY; from the coding sequence ATGAGTAGTCGTCAACGTTTGTTATCGTGGACTGACGACGCCTGGGATGACTACTTGTATTGGCAAACTCAAGACAAGAAAACACTAAAACGTATAAACAAGCTAATTAATGACGTGAAACGTTCTCCTTTTGAGGGAATAGGTAAACCCGAACCGTTAAAAGAGAACCTTTCGGGATTCTGGTCTCGTCGCATTGATGATACGAATAGGCTTGTTTATGTGGTTGATGAGCAAGCAATAACCATTATTTCGTGCCGTTATCATTACTAA